Part of the Musa acuminata AAA Group cultivar baxijiao chromosome BXJ2-7, Cavendish_Baxijiao_AAA, whole genome shotgun sequence genome is shown below.
agATAGACTCACCAAATTGGTATAACTTGACTAGACATGGTTGACAGTAGACATGCCCAAAACATGGCCAACTAAACTTCTAGGTTCCATGACCCGTTCTTTTCTTCTACAAAGTTGTAATTTTACCATGAAATTAAATTTCTGTATTGTCCTGTGCGAAGTTGTTATTCCACAAAGTTTACTTTGTCCTGTCAGCTTTGTCTGAATGCTCATGGAGATTGATGACAGTATGGACTATTATTGACTAATTATTTGCAAAATATGCTCACTTTATCTATTGTTATGGCACCCTTAAGTTGTAGAGTGGAGTCCTTATCACTATATTTATAAGGTTTCCATTGCATGTGCATAAGACTAGTTTGTTGTTTATGCCTTATGATTTACTAAGATACTGATCAATCTAATCTTATATGGTTAACATAATCTGATGCCTACTccgggaataaagtatttgtattAAACATGTTTCATGCAGGTTGAAGGCATACAGGTACATGCAAATGAGGGTGGAGTCACACAAACTCGTGGTGGGATCTATTGGATCATTTTGCCAGCTGGATGTAATGATTCTTTAAAGTTTCAGCTGGAACCAATCATTTGAATCAATGATCTAGATCTAATAATTCTCTGACGAATGCTCTCAATAACATGATTCCGACTGCCTTGATTTTAGACGTTTTTATTTCTCCTCCCAGATCTTGGCTCATCATTCTGGGGAATGGTTTTCATTCTTGCATCTACTAATCTTCTCACAACGAGAATTGCTGCTGGTTGCTTCCTGCTTGCATTGCTTGTTGTACTATTTGTTGCCAAAAATGTAAGTGgttgatattttttaattttattacttGCTTCTGCATTATATAGTTGCTTAGATTGAAAATAATCCACGGTTTTCCTAATCAATCTGATTTGTTATTGATGGATCATACAGTGGTTGCTTCGTGGACTTTGTATAGGTGtgtattaataatttatttactCGAAAGGACTCAAAGTTAATTGGAAgatcttaataaattttttaactcCTATTTTGTCTAGGCTTTATCATATTTCTTGCAATTGTTTGGCTTCTGCAAGAAACTACCAAGGTTCGCATTCTTCGCTTCGTCATTCTGTTTATAGGTAAGAGTCTGTCTACTTCCCTACTTTCTTCTGTTTATGGTAAATAAGTATTACTAGAAGGTACCTAGAAGATAATTTCTATGATTCTATGCATTTGCAGGTGTCATGAACAGCTTATTTTCTGTCTATGGTAAGATTGATTTTAGATATTATCTTACTGTGAGAAAACCAAGTAAATTAGCATCTTTAAGTATAATAATTATGTAGAAATATATATTTGATGCCATCTGAAGCATACACTATTACAGATATCTATGATGATTTAATTTCTCGAAGAGTTCACTCGAGTGATGCTGAGAAATTTGCTGAAATTTGTCCTTGCCCTTGTAATGGTGTTGCATGGGGAGTTATTTGGTAAGTTTTGTTGATAGACAAACTTATCCAgaaatatcatttttaatttttctgtCATGTATATTTTCCTCAATTATTCAGGATGATCATTCTTGATTTGGTTTGTAGGGGTCTAATATCATTTACATTCCTTTGTGGATCCATTTACCTTGGTCTTGTTATTCTCTCTTAAGGTATTCTTTTTTCCATTCCAATGTATTTTTTCACCCTTTCCTTTCATTATTCTGTTTTGCCAAATTTTTTAGATACTGTTAGAGCTCATCAAGCGGTCCGCTTTGACTAATGAGAATTTTGCAAAGAGAACCTAGCACCGACGTGAAAGATGGATACTTTTATATACTTCATAGTGATATACAATTTAACTGCTCTCCACAGTAGATTTCAAAACTCTTAATAACATAGATTAGAGACGTATTCCCTTGGCATGCAGAATGGTATATTTTCTGTTAGCTTCAGAATTTTCTGAAAGGTTATCATGCAGTGCTTCTGCAGTATAGTGACTGaagaaaattgataaaaaaacaaaaagtgaAGTGGATTTCTATAGATTTCTGCAAAGCAACAATTTGGTGACTATCTTCTCCTTGGCTCCCCAGGTTTATAAAGGAGTAATCAGTTTTAGTTGAAAGCATGAAAGAGACAAAAGGGATAAAATGTTATGGTCTTCAAGGGAATGACTAAGATGTGCAAAGCTGTAGGTTCTATGCCATGCATAGTCGAAAGAAAGGTCTACCACTTCTGTATATATAACATGGGCTTTAGTATCTGCTGAAAGTCAAACATCAAAATGGCACACTTTGGGCTTCTGCATACTGCTTTTAACTCTGTTCAGAttgtattattattttcttcagtTGATGGATTTTATTATATATCATCTAACACTTTAGGTGCTTTGTCTTTTTGTTTCCTATTGGATGTGTCATTCCAGTTTGGTATCTCACAATTTTCTTAACATCAATGCTCAATCTTTATGTTAGTTCTCTTCCTACAACAGTTGCTATTTTAATTTTTTCCCCAATATCTTGATATTACACCGGAAAGAACAAAGACCATGATATTAGATAAAAGAAGTTCTAAATACACTCAGCAATTTTATCTAGCCAGAGTAAATTTATCATATGAATCAGTATAATGCCCTTTAAATGTGTACCTATgttatataatcatattatagTTCTTGTATTTCAGCATTGCTTAGGCATAAATAACTTGCAACATTTTTTCCTTTTCTCCATCATTTGATTTCCAAAATGTTTGGTTGGAGGTGTTATTATGCTACATGTGTAAATTACCAAAGTTATAGTCTTATACACAGACAGTTCTAATAAGTAGAGGAGCTTTGAGGTTAATCTTTGTTCTTGGTGGATGCAATaagatttttcttcttctctgaAAATTTGTTTCTGTATGTTCTGTGTGCCTGATCTGAGGCTCATTGCTTCAGAACGTATATCATAAGATTGAGTGCCTTTTGCAtcttgttattttatttttaagcgTGTGAAGAGCTTATTAAAGCTGACCTTTTTAACTGGAATCATGCTGCATCATTCTCTCTATGTTCGACATCATTTTTTGCAATGTCCCTGTTTACTTATACAATCAGGTTTTTCAGACTTTATAAGCACATGACCATTAGCAATGTACCTCTTGCCAGCTGCTATTCATGAAATAAAACTGTTCTGGTTGTACTGCTGCCAATCCTTAGCACCTGTTGTTGAAAAGCATGATAACCAGCAACTTCTTGGTTTGGTTCTTTTAAttcattttaatatatataattctcATGCTATTTAGTAAATTTTAAGATGATCATTGTGGATATTGAAAAAAAAACactattttttctctttctttttcttttttattttgtgcttttcCTAGTTAAAGCTAAATAGCGACTAATTTGCCTTCATCAATTGCTGATGAAGCCGGCTTTGTGCGCTGATCTCTCTTTCCAACCTGTGCAGGTCTCATGCGTATGCCTCGGATATGCTCAGATTGGATTGAATGTGCTATTCTTGGCAGATTGCCATTAAATTGAATAGTGCCAGATTCATATGACTTTCATCATTTCTGGGTTATCATTTGAGACTTGGGTTTCTCTTGACAGTACTGATGTTTCCTGTAATCTGCATAGCAAATCATTCTTTGCAACTTGTGCCACCATTCTAATTTATTGCTTCATTTGACACTAACACTTGGTAATGTTCATGTCTCCtatcatgttggattccatgtcaGATTGAAATAGTTTCTCAAGTATCATAAATTTCTACTGTATTACTCCAGTAAATTTATGATTATAGTCACAAGCAACCACATTGACTACCATTTGTCTACATAGTTTTAAATACCATTGGCATGATCCATACCTGATGGTATATACCCGTCGACGGCATGGGGATACATGGACTAGCTGTTTTCAGATGGTTTAGGACTAaccgtactctctctctctccgtgtcTGATTAATTACTTACCTTTTCTTGTATGAAACAATGACAGCTTATCAAACATGTTGGTGCCATATGATTCACAGCTCATCTTTCCTGTAACCTTTGCCATAGGATCATGAAGAACAGAGTCCAACTCTGACCTCAGTAGACAAGTTGAGTTACTGCAGACTTCTTTCATCCATTGGCAGGCATCTTATGGATGATGCACACCACTCAAAGTTGCTTTATGACTCCTCAAAGAAGCATGCTGCCACAAAGGCGGCCTTAACAGGCTGCAACTTCTCCGGTTTGAGTCGTGAGAGATAGCAGAAGCCATCCTCTTAATTCCACCAAATATTCTGTAAACTACTTCGTGATGTGAAAAAGGTGCACACAACTTTCAGAGAGAGAATACTGGTGGCATCATTGGCAGCAGCCATAGTAGTACTTGAAGCAAATCTGAAGTAGTAGTGGTAGTATTACCTCAAGTAGCAGTATCATTTGTTATGGCCTTGGAGTAATCATATATTCCATGATTTAGATGTGTTCTATGATGCTGTATTGGTAAACACTGATGAGGTTCAACTTCTAACATCTCATGTCCAATTCATTTCATTCCTACTTCTCCGACTGACCTTATGCAAATAATATGCATTCTTAGATTACATAAATGCAAAATGAGAATCTGTATGATTGATTTTGACCATTTGGCACTGAAGTCAGAGTCCACCCAACTCAAGGGGATGATCATTAAACAAGGATGATCCTCATCAGCAGGCATCATTACTTGGGTAAACACTTTGAGCATGCCTAGAGGATTAATCATGAGACTTCAACTGGCAGATTAACAATAGAAAGTTGTTTCTAACATTTCCTTGTTTCCTGCAATCTCTGATCCTATTTATAGAACAATGTCCAGGCAAAGCTGCAGCAGCACCTAAAATTGTATTCATACATACTGTATCAGTATGACTTCCATCCATCAGGTcctttctatttgtcaaaaagagaacaccaccTACAACGAAAGCAAACTCAACTTGCCTAATTCATAGATATTTTTTTCTTCATCAAAAGGtaatcactctctctctctttttgtgaAGCCAACCTTCTCTTGTCCTCCTGCAAAGTCTGGTGTGCATGAATTTAATTTTCTGGATCCCTTCCCATCATCATTACCCAAGGTTGCTTCCATGGAATGTGAGCATCACTTCCTTTATCTTAACCTAATTGCTTTGTTTAAAGGCCTTAAAGCAAACCCATTTGCCAGTCCATGTGTAGGGTACCAAGATACTATAATTACAAAGATAAGATTGAAACCTCAGAAAAAGCATGTAGAGAGGGTTGACACAGAGACTCAGAGGATGCACAAACAGAGGTCAAGATGCAAAAGAGACCTCCAAATATaaatttgatgtcaaaagttGATGGCTGAAGTCTGAACAATCCTATCTTTCCAATCGCTAAAACACCTCATTGGCTACGAGTATTCCTGAGAGGAGAACACAGGAATCCACAAGTCTCAAGATACACAGCACAAAGATGAGTTGTGAATGGTACTGATATGATGAAGATACCAAGAGGAAACAAAACAAGTGTGTTGCATGAGAGGTAATCTCAGATCAGAGGATT
Proteins encoded:
- the LOC135617249 gene encoding uncharacterized protein LOC135617249, whose amino-acid sequence is MPNWELKHCCDHEQSVFIVTIAVFTVVILALWRTVLLTPFKLITVFLHETSHALACKLTCGDVEGIQVHANEGGVTQTRGGIYWIILPAGYLGSSFWGMVFILASTNLLTTRIAAGCFLLALLVVLFVAKNWLLRGLCIGFIIFLAIVWLLQETTKVRILRFVILFIGVMNSLFSVYDIYDDLISRRVHSSDAEKFAEICPCPCNGVAWGVIWGLISFTFLCGSIYLGLVILS